CCGCAGGAGTTGTGATTTTTTCCAAATTACGATATAGATCCCAAAACGATTCTTGCACCACGTCCTGAGAAAGATCCTCGTCATCTAAAATCTTAGATGCAAATTTGATCGCAAAACTAGAAAACCGATTTTGTAAAACGGACCAGGCTCGTAGATCTCCCGACTTCGCCTGATCCAGAAGCTCTATATAGGATTTGTCATTCATACAGTTAAAAGTCCCAGTCCGTCCGCATTTGGTTCAGAAAAAAGAAAGCTCTTCACCCTATTTTCAAACCAAGAACCCAATCAATTAGGTTTACCAAACACAACCTTACCTTTTGATTTTGAGGTGGTGGTGAAGGCCAGTTTGCACTGTGATTGCACGTCAATGACCCAGAGATGGCCTATATAAGTTTCCTGCTCATGTCTACTATCTGGATGAATCGTTGCATACTTGGTTTTTTTGCCTGCGCTAAACCAATACAATGTAAGAATTTCGTTCGTATGATTTTCAACAATGAATGAACTTGCACCAGACACTCTTTCCGGTGTCTTCGTTACCTTTTGGCAATTGATTTCAGAAACTCCCGATATTGTTTGAGCTTGGGAAACCGGTATGACAGGAGCAATGTTCTCTTCACCGACAGAAGTTTTACCTGGATACATTTTTGCGATATTAATCTTATCCATTTCAGAAAGTTCCTCATTCTGATCTACAGAAGAACCGTCTAACGTCCATGAAGCGGGATATGAGTAAACCATAATTGATTGGGGGTCGTATTGGCTGAAATTGACAAGATTGCGATCGTGTGGTTTGATCACAAAATCATCTACCATTTCGATCGTCCATCCTTGCTTAGACAGTTCGGCGAAAATAGCCTTTCTGTTCCAAGGTGTATGATTGGATGGATTTTGGTGTTCATGGTCCAAACCAAGCGCATGACCGAATTCATGTAATATGGTAGATTTATCTACCCATTCGAGATTCATCGTACGTTCATTCTGCTCAAAATATTCTGCTTCGTTACCAATCGCCGAATTGGCGCCATCACCTTGTACAAAATCAATACGGATGTCCGATTTTTGCCCCCGAAGTTGCGAGACAGAATCGAAGAATTCAAAAGTCAAGTTCGCATAACGCGTCCATTCGACGGCAAACTGACGCACAGTCTGACGTTCCGCTTTCGTGCCACCGAGAAAGAGGATCCGTATTATCTTGCCGTTTTTCCAACGAGTGCCTTTCACTTCCACGGAACGTGTGGCAACGATTGGTTGCGTGGGTGGTTTGACGAAACTCATGCGTTTACCGCCCTGGCTTCCAAAAATACTCGTGCCTCGCACGATCAGGCAAACAACAAAGATGATGATAATGTTTTTCATAGTAGTTTCCAATCTTCTCAAACCGCAAATGAAGTGATTTGCACTGCGTAAAATTTTTTATAATCAAATGGAGAAGTAAAGCCTAAAGTAAAATGTATTCTCCTCTGATCATAAAAAATTTCAATCCAATCAAATAGAATAAACTACTTTTTCCTTTATTATTATTTTATACATATAGTTTGATTATCTGAATTTCGAATTCATCTGAGTAATCCCTTCAAACCTCTTCACATCGTACCTCTTTTGCGAAAGAATCAAATTGAACATTCTGCTTATAGGGAGATTTACTAAGTAAAAAAGATTCTTGACGGTAAGTAAAAAATTGCTCTGATACAATGTGATATGACTCTCCGGTTTTTTTTGCTAACCATTGCCAGTTTTTTCTGCACGCATTGCGCATCGCTTGATCTTGCGGGAAAAAGCTATGAGGGTAAACCCATAGAACGCACGCAGAAACCAAAAATCATAGGTGCCGTGCAAGCAGGGCGACTCGATTTCGCGCCTGAAAAAGTATCCTATATTTTACCCGGCTCCGATCTAAAAAGTATCGGTACCTATACGGTCTCCTCTGGAACAGTTACGATCCACAGTGCCTCAGGGATGACTCATACCTTTACGATTAAAGAAGACGGTAAGATCTTACAATGGAATGGTGTCGAACTTCGCCGGACAGATTTTCCCTGGCCCTGATCAACTAAAATCTTCTTTGTTATCCTGCTAGTCGCGACTTCGCCCAGGATATCATACATAGCGGAGCCTAAAACATCAGCCATCCATAAAACCTAACGACCGTTAACCCAGAATTTCCTTTTTTAAGTCTAGAGACTTGACCACCCTCTTCATAAGCTTCACCTTAAAAACATCTCTCCCTTTACACTAAAACCTCTCCTGGGCGAGTCCCCAAACTCTGAATGATAAATCTAATTTAATTTTTGATCCGTAAAAATTAGTCAATCGTTGGGGTCGGGCTATTCAGGGCTATGGTCGCTAACCGCGACCGCTACGCGCCCTTTCTATCCCTCTCGCAGTAACTAAATACCAGTTACCAAAGATATTTTCTGTTCTTTTAGTAACTGGTATTCTGAACTGTCACTCAATTTGATTACGCAGAAAAAAAAATCCCGTTGGAATATTTTTAAAGGAAGTATTACCAATACACTTCTAAAAATGATTTTTCTTCTTTCAAAGTCCTTTCGAATGCAAGGATCTCTTTTGAATTTTTTAAAGTGATATCGATATCATCCCAACCCATCCGAATCCGATTGATAGAAGCAGAATCCAATTGGAAAAAGAATGTTTGGTCTCCCGCTTGAACTTCCAAATTTTCTAAATCAATTCGAATTTGAGATCCAGAATTTTGGGAAACCCATTCACCTAGAGAATAAATTTCTTCTTCTTTCAAACGAACGAGAGCAATCCCATTCTTTGCAGAATTAATGGAGAATATATCAGCGAAGGAAGGAGCCAAAATCACTCTGAATCCAAAATCAGAAAGTGCCCAAGGTGCATGTTCTCTGCTCGAACCACAACCGAAATTTTTTCCAGCGATGAGCACACTGGCATTCGTAAATCTTTCTTGGTTCAATACAAATTCAGGATTTAGAATCTTTCCTTCTAAATCTAAATACCTCCAGTCATGAAATAAATGTTTTCCAAAACCCTTTTTATCGATGAGTTTCATAAATTGTTTTGGAAGTATTTGATCCGTATCGATATCCTCTCTTGGGATTGAGACGGGAACACCCGTATGGACTGTCCAAATTTTTGAATTCATACCAATTTCCTCACATCCGTAAATTTTCCAGTCACTGCTGCGGCTGCGGCCATCGAAGGACTAACGAGATGAGTTCTTCCTCCACGACCTTGTCTTCCTTCGAAGTTGCGATTAGAAGTAGATGCACATCTTTCTCCCGGTTTTAATACATCGTCATTCATCGCAAGACATAGAGAACAACCAGGCTCTCTCCATTCGAATCCAGCATCTTTAAAAATTTGGTCCAAACCTTCCAATTCTGCCTGACGTTTTACAGAACCTGAACCTGGAACCACCAAAGCTTGCACTCTTGGATGGACTTTTTTTCCTTTCGCAACTTCTGCAGCCGATCGTAAATCTTCTATCCTTGAATTTGTGCAAGAGCCAATGAATACTTTATCGATGCCAATCTCAGAAATGAGAGTTCCCGGTTTTAAATCCATATACTCCAAGGCATTCAGAGCTGTCTCTCTAGCCCGTTTCTCAAGAAATTCATCTGGATTTGGAACAACTCCATTGATTGATAATGACTGAGATGGATTTGTTCCCCATGTGACCTGGGGTTCTATATTAGAAATATCTAATTCAATCATCTCATCATAAACTGCATCTTCATCAGTGAAGAATGTTTTCCAATATTCTATCGCCTTATGAAAACCTTCTCCT
This genomic interval from Leptospira brenneri contains the following:
- the leuD gene encoding 3-isopropylmalate dehydratase small subunit yields the protein MNSKIWTVHTGVPVSIPREDIDTDQILPKQFMKLIDKKGFGKHLFHDWRYLDLEGKILNPEFVLNQERFTNASVLIAGKNFGCGSSREHAPWALSDFGFRVILAPSFADIFSINSAKNGIALVRLKEEEIYSLGEWVSQNSGSQIRIDLENLEVQAGDQTFFFQLDSASINRIRMGWDDIDITLKNSKEILAFERTLKEEKSFLEVYW
- a CDS encoding M12 family metallopeptidase, translated to MKNIIIIFVVCLIVRGTSIFGSQGGKRMSFVKPPTQPIVATRSVEVKGTRWKNGKIIRILFLGGTKAERQTVRQFAVEWTRYANLTFEFFDSVSQLRGQKSDIRIDFVQGDGANSAIGNEAEYFEQNERTMNLEWVDKSTILHEFGHALGLDHEHQNPSNHTPWNRKAIFAELSKQGWTIEMVDDFVIKPHDRNLVNFSQYDPQSIMVYSYPASWTLDGSSVDQNEELSEMDKINIAKMYPGKTSVGEENIAPVIPVSQAQTISGVSEINCQKVTKTPERVSGASSFIVENHTNEILTLYWFSAGKKTKYATIHPDSRHEQETYIGHLWVIDVQSQCKLAFTTTSKSKGKVVFGKPN